From a single Larimichthys crocea isolate SSNF chromosome XIII, L_crocea_2.0, whole genome shotgun sequence genomic region:
- the fam135b gene encoding protein FAM135B, with protein sequence MSEVQGTLEFSVELHKFHNVDLFQRGFYQVRAGLKVSPRVPHRLIVTTQDNTGECSFSSAGVYDGTVFSRIFQILYRNEEITVNDCMIFKVHLLLDGERVEEALSEVDFQLKLDLHFTDNEQQLAEIATVPLISSRTLSLHFHPRRGLHHHVPVMFDYFHLSVISVSIHASLVALHQPLISFARTGKGSWLGKGSPESASDPSAMSVENLVFGAGYCKPVISEGSFYVPSENCLQRAHTWHRRLCRLLLVAHRGLHTYYTALMKEIPQLQQTPLDSEVLPVEETLNQLTIELQLQEGHEKVAEQISRDVSQLCSQLAALWSRFLEAAVLNPHILSYLAQEHHTLRVRRFSEAYFFTEHPKEISLTFQEELINRHGQIAAEVRSSDYLTKMPPLPVECLDIDGDWNSLPIIFEDRYVESPQTEWVSCVPTTDGQTNSHPSITHPNGIFESGQKARSPAIHQDPLDSDDCMDLPTYVSLIAEQSKTSTNISRTQNRTPAEDSTGSSLADAVNMKEPEAKQGQVGENGNPGLRYNAVKPCDVDPYREEAILVLSSNHSPIIDSNNSSDESPAHRVTENTVQLCDATNDSKASESENIDEESDIAMPLNHSMDDESEDVPLISLPTAHGHPVIPAFPGDLRKDMTHRGGLAGSKIMKRSSSVISDSGIESEPSSVAWPLEAALRSRPPLDFSSEREIPQQIVCRHPVHRSSLEGLQMESNGSLPSAGIQASLTSISSLPYEEDQQQRQLSKLTKSVSAPQISSPEDTEEDHVLLNQETNTKSLVQHQDSFKVNCSSLNSNLDSEQSESSLLDPSLTNISSEKSNPPEFLSETYRTKSVLSGVSEVLLLQESVESLHVKESAVIGSQGENMNHQTHISGVSASVEDVHLVVTEAAPCSCGNKPCVHKSAADQESINPGEECQSFHQTELLTEVQECLDPSQTPLQPSRLQHSNDQPNSTRPSDLTGLITNDITSSVDLNGSIVSEKEPLDCQTKPSKIPNSGLAFVNKKMVEVVNMSVSCAPTCLPFSSALRDSPSISGMSARQATSPITHQPLGSFGIISSSSLNPLNMDDETNERMLNFYKAKEELFKELSFQASLYSDLPLLASDLPYFPPEEDDEEFDDGIHLVVCVHGLDGNSADLRLVKTFIELGLPGSRLDFLMSERNQTDTFADFDTMTDRLLDEIIQHIQLYNLTIGRISFIGHSLGNIIIRSVLTRPRFRCYLPKLHTFLSLSGPHLGTLYNNSTLVSTGLWLMQKLKKSGSLLQLTVRDHVDPRKTFLYLLSQKPGLQYFKNVVLVASPQDRYVPFHSARIEMCKTALKDRTTGPVYTEMINNLLQPLVEAKECRLIRQNVFHALPNTANTLIGRAAHIAVLDSELFLEKFFLVAGLNYFK encoded by the exons GAGAATGCAGCTTCAGCTCTGCGGGGGTTTACGACGGCACCGTGTTCAGCCGGATATTTCAGATCCTTTACAGAAATGAGGAGATCACGGTGAACGACTGTATGATCTTCAAAGTCCACCTACTATTGGACGGAGAACGG GTGGAGGAAGCCTTGAGTGAGGTGGACTTTCAATTGAAGCTGGATCTTCATTTCACTGACAATGAGCAACA GCTGGCAGAGATAGCGACTGTCCCGTTGATCAGCAGTCGGACCCTCAGCCTACACTTCCACCCGCGGAGAGGCCTCCACCACCACGTCCCTGTCATGTTCGACTACTTCCACCTGTCCGTCATTTCTGTCTCCATTCATGCTTCACTGGTTGCCTTACATCAGCCGCTAATCAG ctttgcACGTACAGGGAAGGGCTCCTGGCTGGGGAAGGGCTCGCCAGAGAGCGCGAGCGACCCATCTGCCATGTCTGTAGAGAACCTTGTGTTCGGAGCTGGCTACTGCAAGCCTGTCATCTCTGAG GGAAGCTTTTATGTGCCCAGTGAAAACTGCCTGCAGAGAGCGCATACGTGGCACCGAAGGCTCTGTCGCCTCCTGTTGGTCGCACACAGAGGCCTGCACACATACTACACTGCACTGATGAAGGAAATCCCACAGCTCCAGCAGACTCCACTAGACTCGG AGGTGCTGCCAGTAGAAGAAACTCTAAATCAGCTCACAATAGAGTTGCAG CTGCAGGAAGGCCACGAGAAGGTAGCAGAGCAGATCAGCAGGGACGTGAGCCAGCTCTGCTCCCAGCTGGCTGCTCTGTGGAGCCGCTTCCTGGAGGCCGCTGTGCTCAACCCCCACATCCTCTCCTACCTGGCCCAGGAGCACCACACGCTCAGG GTCAGGAGGTTCTCAGAGGCATACTTCTTTACTGAACACCCCAAAGAGATATCTCTGACCTTTCAAGAGGAACT AATCAACAGACATGGCCAGATAGCTGCAGAAGTGCGGAGCTCAGACTACCTGACCAAGATGCCTCCTTTACCTGTTGAGTGCCTGGACATCGATGGAGACTGGAACAGCCTGCCCATCATCTTTGAGGACAGATATGTGGAGTCCCCCCAAACAG AGTGGGTATCATGTGTGCCAACCACGGATGGACAGACTAACTCACATCCGTCCATCACTCATCCCAATGGGATTTTTGAAAGTGGCCAGAAAGCCAGATCACCAGCAATACACCAGGATCCCTTGGACAGTGATGACTGCATGGACCTGCCCACATATGTCTCACTCATAGCAGAGCAGAGTAAGACTAGCACCAACATCAGCAGAACACAGAACCGCACTCCCGCTGAGGACAGCACTGGATCCTCTCTAGCAGATGCAGTAAACATGAAGGAACCAGAGGCAAAGCAAGGCCAGGTTGGGGAGAACGGTAACCCAGGCCTGAGGTACAATGCAGTTAAGCCTTGTGATGTAGATCCATACAGAGAAGAAGCAATTCTGGTTCTCTCCTCAAACCACAGTCCCATAATTGACTCCAATAACAGCAGTGATGAGTCTCCTGCTCACCGTGTAACAGAAAATACTGTCCAACTTTGTGATGCCACAAATGACAGCAAAGCAAGTGAGAGTGAAAACATTGACGAGGAGTCTGATATTGCCATGCCATTAAATCACTCCATGGATGATGAGAGTGAGGATGTTCCTCTCATAAGCCTACCCACTGCCCATGGCCATCCAGTCATCCCTGCCTTTCCTGGTGATCTCAGAAAAGACATGACTCACCGTGGAGGTCTGGCAGGCTCCAAGATCATGAAGCGCTCGTCCTCAGTTATTTCTGACTCAGGTATTGAGAGCGAGCCCAGCTCAGTGGCCTGGCCGCTGGAGGCTGCACTGAGAAGTCGACCTCCTCTAGACTTCTCCAGCGAACGGGAGATTCCACAACAAATAGTGTGCCGTCACCCGGTTCATCGTAGCTCTCTGGAGGGCCTGCAGATGGAGAGCAATGGCAGCCTTCCAAGTGCAGGTATACAGGCCTCACTCACCTCTATTAGCTCCTTACCCTATGAGGAAgaccagcagcagaggcagctcAGCAAACTGACCAAGTCAGTCTCTGCGCCGCAGATAAGTAGCCCTGAAGACACCGAGGAAGACCATGTGCTCCTGAaccaggaaacaaacacaaagagcctAGTGCAACACCAGGATTCATTTAAGGTCAACTGCTCTTCATTGAACAGCAACCTAGATTCAGAGCAATCTGAATCATCTCTATTAGATCCAAGTTTAACAAATATTAGCTCTGAAAAGTCAAACCCTCCAGAGTTCCTGTCAGAGACATACAGAACCAAGTCAGTGTTAAGTGGCGTGTCTGAAGTCTTGCTTTTACAAGAGTCTGTAGAAAGCCTGCATGTGAAGGAAAGCGCTGTTATTGGCAGCCAGGGGGAGAATATgaaccatcaaacacacatcagtgGTGTAAGCGCCTCAGTTGAGGATGTGCATCTTGTTGTAACGGAAGCAGCACCCTGCAGCTGTGGAAACAAACCATGTGTGCATAAAAGTGCAGCAGATCAGGAGAGCATTAACCCTGGAGAAGAGTGCCAAAGTTTCCATCAGACTGAACTGCTTACTGAGGTCCAAGAGTGTCTGGATCCTTCTCAAACACCCCTACAGCCTTCAAGGCTTCAACACTCCAATGACCAGCCCAACAGTACCAGGCCAAGTGACCTAACAGGGTTGATAACCAATGATATCACATCATCTGTTGACCTCAATGGGAGTATAGTCAGTGAGAAAGAGCCCTTAGATTGTCAGACTAAGCCCTCTAAGATCCCCAACTCAGGGCTGGCGTTCGTGAATAAGAagatggtggaggtggtgaaCATGTCAGTGTCCTGTGCCCCGACCTGCCTGCCATTTTCTTCGGCCCTGAGAGACTCTCCATCCATCAGTGGAATGTCCGCTCGCCAGGCTACCTCACCTATCACCCACCAGCCCCTGGGGTCCTTTGGTATCATCTCCTCGTCTTCACTCAATCCCCTGAACATGGACGACGAGACTAACGAACGGATGCTAAA TTTCTACAAAGCTAAAGAGGAGCTGTTCAAAGAGTTGAGCTTTCAGGCCAGTCTGTACAGCGACCTTCCTCTCCTGGCATCAGATCTACCCTACTTCCCCCCTGAGGAAGACGATGAGGAGTTTGATGATGGCATACACCTTGTGGTGTGTGTCCACGGGCTTGATG GAAACAGCGCAGACCTCCGGCTGGTGAAGACTTTCATTGAGTTAGGACTGCCGGGATCCAGGCTGGACTTCCTCATGTCTGAAAGGAACCAG ACCGATACGTTTGCAGATTTCGACACCATGACAGACAGGTTGCTGGATGAGATCATTCAGCATATCCAACTGTACAATCTCACCATTGGGAGGATAAG CTTCATCGGCCACTCTCTGGGGAACATCATCATCCGCTCAGTGCTGACGAGGCCTCGCTTCCGCTGCTATTTGCCCAAACTGCACACTTTCCTCTCGCTGTCAGGCCCACACTTGGGAACgctgtacaacaacagcacattGGTCAGCACAG GTCTGTGGTTAATGCAGAAGCTGAAGAAATCAGGATCCCTGCTGCAGCTCACCGTCAGAGATCACGTTGATCCACGGAAAACATTCCTTTATCTCCTGAGTCAGAAACCAG GGCTCCAGTACTTCAAGAACGTGGTGTTAGTGGCGTCTCCACAGGACCGTTATGTTCCTTTCCACTCCGCCAGAATAGAGATGTGCAAAACCGCTCTCAAAGACAGGACCACAG GCCCCGTGTACACTGAGATGATCAACAACCTTCTGCAACCACTTGTGGAGGCTAAAGAGTGCCGGCTGATACGCCAGAATGTTTTCCACGCTCTGCCCAACACAGCCAACACCCTAATCGGCCGCGCCGCCCACATTGCCGTCTTGGACTCTGAGCTTTTCCTGGAGAAGTTCTTCTTAGTGGCAGGGCTCAACTACTTCAAATAA